TTCTACTTTCATTCATTTTGTCAAAACCCAAACAAAGAATTGGATTAGAGCTTACATATCTCAGTCTTCCCTGTAGCAGGAGCAGAACATTCCTGCACTCAGaaatcaaaaaatgaaaaaaaaaaaatcgtcaATAACTTCACATCCAGAAACATCCATTGATCATACTAGTAATCAAAGAAAGATTGCTCTATCACCTCCTCTATCTGAAAAATCTCAAACCTCAATTCAGTAATAAGCAATCACGCATCCAATAAAAAGGTAACAAATCTCAACTTCTGCAATCAAAAGTCTTGATCTTCAGAACCAGCTACACAACCCCCCACAAAAAAAGGTCAGAATCTGGAGCTAAATCTGGTGCTTGAATTCATTGAATTatgaaataacaaacaaaacccagatagaaaaaagattgaaattaaaGATTTACCACTTGTAGGCACCTATGGAATGTTTATCTTATGATTCACAAGAGAAAACTCGAGGTCAAAGGTGTGAacttttttagaaagaaatggATGACAACGACAAATGGATTGCTTCTACATGGGGGATTCAGAGGTACAGAGAGAGTGATTAATGTATGACAGCTACAATGAGGAATGATTAAGATGGGAAGCTGAAGAGAGGGGGAGCTAAAGAGGCCAAAAGggtcatcaaatcaatcaagTTGTGGAAAATATGTAATTATATGCAAGGTTCTTCTATGGATATTTCTCATGTGCAtgtgtcaataaaaaaatattcactctCACATATTCATTTGCTTACAGAAAATTTACTttttgtttaatgcattttcctCTATTCAGAAGCCAAAAAATGGCTGTTAGGCACTTTCCAGCCAATCGACATCTCAATTACCATGTGTATAAATCAATTTAAGGTTAGTTTAAGATTGAAATTCACCCCCAATAAGTAAAAATCtggcatttatatatatatatatatgttagggGTGGCAATGTACATTTTCAGGATAACAAGGTTTACGGTAATCCATTCGAAGTTTTTCTTAACAATCTTTGTTCCACAGGACTGGAGTCCTTGTCCACAGTTTGCATCCAAGTTCGAAGAACTCAGTCCAAGAGCATATAACCACAAACATTGGCTAGCTACTTGTTTGTCGAAACAGATGAGAACTGTGAAGCCCTCTTCATCAACACTAAGAggctatttatttttgcattttaaaaaaaatactttgaaaaaaataattttttttatttcaaaataatttgtgtttttttattctgatatcaaaaataaattttaaaaaattaaaaaaaatattattttaatatatttctaattaaactttcaaacaaaaaaacacttctaaaaaataacaaaaaactataACTCACATTTGATCTTTAGCTGTTCACTAACATTACAAGGTACAGAGAGTAATCAGCCCGCCAATGGAGGCTAGGGCAAACATCAAGTACCATTGTCTCTAAATCTGCGTTTACATAATATAAATGGGATACAACAAAGATGCACAGGGAACCAAGCAGCATAGATACGAGAGAACAATCATAGCTTTCCAGATTGGGACAACACTTGCTGAGTTTGTAACATTACATAAAATCACAAACCAAGAAAGGCACATTGTTTTCTTGCATGCTCGGGTACCAATTTGACCAACATCTCAACTGACACCCCCTTCAATTCTAGTTGAAtatcagcagcagcagaaaCAACAAAAGTAAGTACACGAGATTAACGAATTATGAACTCagatttgtgaaaaaaaaatttctctataATAATTTCATACCATGAGATTTGAAGTTAAATAATGGTGGAAGGAAACGCCCATTTGGCAAGCGGGTGTTTTGGTCACGGAGCTCGTCAAAAAAGGGATGCGTCAAGGCATCCAACTGAAACCAGAGTAAGCAAATAGTAGTAAGATAGCTtcgaatcaaacaaaaaattaaacaaacccAGAGGAAGTGATCACAATGAGCACCTAACAAGCTCCGTTCTATATAATCAACACCAGGTAAAAATATCTAACAAGCTTCAGTGATCAAAATCAAGCAGTAACAAAGTTACAATTGTGCAACGGACACAAGTCCATGTTCAAGTGACAGTTTTATCTAAACATCAGGCTTTCAAAGTAAAATAGTAAAAAGCAATGCTAGGGAAAGAAACATAGAAATTTAAAGAAGGTTATGATACATTCACAAAATTATATGGTCATATGGAGCAGAGTATTATTCCAGAAAAACACTCACAGCTGTGCACCGCAAGTTAGGGGAGTATTGCAGTAATCTTGAAACCAGATCAACTGCTTCTGGAGGCATGCGCTTGTGGAATATCTAAGCATGAAACAAACAGAAGTTAATGGATGATAAGAAGGTAATAGCATGAACCACAAAATACAAATCTAGAATTTATAATACCTTGTGCCAAGGATGAGCTTTAATCTGCGGGAATTTGTACTCTGTATAATTTGGGTTCATGCACTTAATTTCCTCCCTTGTTGGAGTGCCCAAAACCTGGAAAATAGAgcattttatgaattaaaatcaATGAAGGATAATGTCAGTCCCAGAAGAAATGTATATTTTACCAAAGAGTAGACAACTTTCTttgatgtgataaaaaaaaaaactccacttAATGTGTAGACAGAGCAATTAGAAGGTTCAAGATACTAAACTTACCTTGATAATCTCAACAAGCTGGTCGACTCCACTCTCACCAGGAAATAGAGGCTGACATAATCGATACATTTATTAAAGCTTGTTGTCGAGATCATAATgtgaaagaaataataaaaaaaaaaaccttgtctACAAAAGCTTCCTACCTGTCCAAGCAATAGCTCAGCAAGGACACAGCCAGCAGACCAGATGTCAATAGCTGTGGTGTATTCAGTTGCTCCAAATATAAGTTCAGGTGCTCTGTAATACCTAGAGCAGATATAAGATATATTTGGCTCCCCTTTAACCTGTCAGAAGAAACAGTATcccagtaaaaaaataaaagcaaatgtGAAGACCAAacagtaaaaaataacaagtagcAAAGCATACCAAGACTTTAGCACTGCCAAAATCACATAATTTAACCTGATGTGTATGAGGATTCACCTGCAtcaagaaaatttttgaaactaactttaaaaaaatgcttggtgacatcaaataaatgagtgtataaacaaaacaaaagattgTGTCCTCCAATCAAGGAGGATGACCACTTTACTTGCATAAgacaggttacaaccaaatatttatattttttttaatcaacttttGTTGAAGATGTATAGAACTACTTAAGGTTCCACAACAATTAAAGTATCACATATACATTGTACGTTTTCATTccccaaaaagaaaataatgataaattggTGATGGTGGACTAGAGGAATACACCTAAACATATACACGTATAAGCCATAAAATGCACACAAAATCTTACCAAAAGGTTTTGAGGTTTAATGTCACGATGACACACCCCAATAGCACGATGGATGTATGACAATGCCCTAAATATCTGCCAAGAATCAACATGTTAACATCTTGCCAATGTTTCTAATAAACAATACCTCCGAGATGATACTGTTTCAAGTATTGAGGCAAAAACTTTAGGTGCCTTGGGagaaagaaataacaaagtaatggataaaagaagtaaaaagaagaaaatgggtCCACAAGAACAAGGATATCTAAATTTTTGACATCTTAAGCACAGACCACTGTAAAAACCCAATTCAATTGAATAGCTCCATACCTGATATGTATAGAGTTTGACATATATTAGTGGCATCTTCTGATTCAACTTGCGGTAGTGTTTAATCACACGATGAACAGTTTCAGGGACGTACTCAAGAACCAGATTAAGATAAAGCTCATCTTTCTCAGTCGTTGAAAGGAAGCAATGCTTCAAGGAGACAACATTCGGGTGGTCAAGGAGACGCATGGTTTGCAGCTCACGGTTCTTGTACCTCTTATCTTGAAGAACTTTCTTTATAGCAACAGTTTCACTGGTCTCTAAGCATTTTGCCTAAAACCAAGTATGCAGAAAGGCAAAATGGAAACATGAGTACTCggtgacaatctagaaagaatgTAGCAATACACTATCGAGAAATATTCAGCAAAACACTATAGTCTAAGACAGCATACCTGGAAAACAACTCCAAATGAACCATTCCCAACAACACGCTCAGCCATGTAACTTATTGTCTGCATAGTTTAAATAGAAGAAAGACATATTGATTacgataaaaagaaatataatacaACACAAGAGAATGGGACATCCCCTAATAAACAAACTAAATTGCTGATTCATCATCTTTAATTAGAAACGGAGAATAATGTATAGGATGGAATATGTGAAATGAACTTCTCCCAGTCAGGAAGCAAATTGGGCCAGTCATTTTAAACCCCATCACGCTACATCCTGAAAATTACCCTCAAATTGCAAGGGGCTCTTGACTTGCTAGAAGATATTAATGGAGAAGGCGGACAATTATACCTGCTTTGGCTGGCCATTTCTACCACCAATTGTTGTTACTATAATATGACCTGTCTCTGTACCATTACCATCCACTACTGTTGCCTCCATGTCCTGAAAATACATGCCTGAGTTGAGAGACTATATCCAAAATCCACTaaggacaacaaaaaaaagtggCAAAACCAGTGATAAGTAGGAAAGATGTGCTAATCACCATACTTTGTCATCCCTAATTTTCATGTCATTCATTTCCTCAGGTAACTTGTCCACGCCAGCATTATGGACACCAGCTTCTCTCAAACCCGAGGTAGGTGCCACCCCCGCAGAAGCCATTTGttagacaaaaataaattattctgtCTTACTCTCGAACTTCAGTGGAATTAAACATTACCTGCAGCAATCGAAAAATGTTAGAACTCTCAactaattgattgaaattgcaTCAAAACACATGATATCAATCCATTCATCTTCCACAATGTAACATAACTAAACCAAAACCGACGAAATAAAACTCAAGGTCAATTACAAAAAGCTAGTACTTCAACAATAAATTCACACTCTAAAGTTTATCCACTTCactgcataaaaattaatgaCTGATGAATACGCATAACAAAACAGATCAAGTCAGGTTCTACACGTAAATTCCTTCCCCAGGTTCAAAATCAAGAAGCTCAAACACCAACACAGCAGAATACAAAGAAACAGGAGAtaaattaacacatcaaaagaaaacatcacTTGAAGAAATGACCAGCAAATGAAACCGGTAAAAGTATTTTGATCTCCACgaaatatacttaaaaaaattacattaaagcAAACAAAGTCCACTAAGatctaacaataaaaacaaacaaatcatcCCAAAAAAATTCCCAAgacaataattaaacaaaaaaaatcaaagcccaTGAACATAATCcacaaagaaaatctaaaattacCCCTCCAAAAACACAAGACAAACCAAACCGGATACAAAAATCAAAGCTTCAACAAGATCCAACACAACCCAGAAGCCAATACACACAAATTATCTCAAAATCCCcaaaaagtttcaatctttgcatgcttgaataaaaaaaaatagatgcagactttgaaaaaacaaaagcaacacAGGCAACAAAAATAATACCAATAAAGCCGTTTTGGAAAataagaggaggaagaagagaggTCAGGCAATGGAAAGAGAAAGTGGGGAAAATAGATCCATTTTTGTGGGCAATAACATAAGCAGATGCCTTCCAATACAATACACTATAGAAAGtgctttctttctccttctatttttatttagtgtgttttgtcctctcttttttccttgtatttgttatatttagttaatttttttctcttttttttatggttaatgcATTTCCCCAaatgttattaaattcagtttgattttaacaaaattaaattataattaatttgatcaatttactACTAATTAAATctctaaattctaattaaaaacttaattaatttttttaaaaaagtttcaaaagaaactcttaaatttcttttttattaattcgaATCAACCCATTTTATTCACAATTGATGCCTTGTACTTGGTGGATCCAAGTCCATTATAATTTCGAATAGTCCTCTCCatcaataacaacaaaaaaaaattatgagtcgAAAAGATTGACTTTTTAATATCTaacaaacatattaaataatacatgatatttttttagaagaaataaattatattgacAAATAATTTTGAGGGGTGTAACTCagctaattaaattttaaatttactttctaGAGAtaaccagttcgagtctcacaaacttcAGTGTCActgaaggtttacatggtcgttaatttcaaagcctgtaaaattaatcgagatacacaCAAATTAGTCTGGacatttatgttaataaaaaaattacactgaAAAATGCAATGGGAGCAAAAATGAGTAGCATTGACAAgtgcttatttatttattttttatttttggtttgcaTGAAACTtgcgttttatttatttatgttttttggtttggttgatTGGACGATGGAAATAATTGGaattttgaagggaaaaaaaaagaagattttgaCAAAATTGAGCACCATACAAGGGCAAGTAAAGTACAACAGTTCTCACATTCAAAGGCAGCCATCATAAAGGAAAACACAATTCTACCCTTGAAAGAAAGAGAGGCTAAAAAGCCGTGCGTAAAGTCAATGGGTGCTGGGATGGGAGGGAGGGTTAGGCAAGGATGCTTTGATGTGCAGTGGGACCCAATGAGAGGCATGTTTGGACAATAATATATAAGCCTTACAGGGGACAACCCTAGTTCAAAATCTAGACTTTCCAACCTTTTAAACTTTTAGGCCAAAATTCTTAACGAGGGTGGGGTCcatatgtctttttttaaaaaaaaaaacattttttaattataaatatattaaaataattcctttatattttcttaaaaattttaatattaaaatatcaaaatcataaaaacacacttaaaaatattactactacaatattaaacaaatactatataaatatgaaatatttttttatgttaatttatacTTATTAAAATCgacatttcattttttcaatctaatcatccaaatatatataaaattatctcactttaatcaatcaatattataatattatgcATACTAATGACATTATAATATTACGGTCTACataacattaaaattgatttgaatatatttttagatgttaaataaaataataccttTATGTTATAATGTTCTTATAATatacttctatatatatattgtgcaGAATATAAATAACTTCAATGTAATTATGATGATAGAACAATTCAAGTTTCTCAGGATGCTAGAAATCTTTATTTttccagattttttttccttctaggtgtttttttgttttgaaaataaaattatcatttttgtaaattttaaaagaaaaaattcttaGTGGTTTAAGGGATATTTTTATCTACAAAGTGAGAGAATCCTCCCAATCTATAcgaataaatgataaaatatccctaaaaaatttaagtgaaataaaaaatttccatcCAAATtgaaaccttaattttttttaaaaaagatgatccgagaattaaaaaaagattataaaaaagaaaaggactatAAAGCCCAAGAGGAGACCGGACCTAGCCTGTCTTCTTCCTGCAAACAAATGAGCAGTAGTGGTTAAAACCAGGCAGCACAGCAAAAGCAAAGGCTGCTTAGCTCTCTTTCTCTGAATCTGTagagacaaaaagaaagaaagaatgccCGTAGGGAAATACTACTGCGACTACTGCGACAAGCAATTCCAAGACACCCCACATGCTCGAAAGCGCCATCTTCAAAGCTCCTCTCATTTACGCGCCAAATCTCTCTGGTTCAGCAgaaacagcaacagcaacaccCTCAATTCCAATAACACTGATGCTGGTGGCTTTGTTAAGGGACTCTGCAACCGCTTTGTCAAAAcggtattattatattttatattttcttgaaatttacgAGTTCAATTCTTTTGCATTTGCTATGATCAATCTTGGGTTGGTTGGATTCTTTGATGTGTTCTcttgttttcatttaaaatggTGGTGCTTCTTGGTGGTTTTGAAGGGTTTTTGTCCTTATGGAGATTCTTGCAAGTATTTGCATACTAATTTTGCTACTAGTCAAGgtaaaatttttgcttttatgGAGTATTATAAAGCTGGGAATTAAGTGATTAATCTGTCATGGAAAAAGATGGGATCTTTTTAGTGTCTATGGATGTGTTTGTTTTGACATTTAGGAACTGCTTTCAAGGATAATGTTCAGTCACCAACTATGCCTGGAAATCAATTGGCTGGGGGCAGTTCTTTTCCAGGTACGTTTGGAACTAAGCTTTGGAGGATTGTTAATTCATGATCTTTTGCTGTTGAATCTACTTGGTTATTTTATTCAAGGTTTTATGGAACCATGTTTAAAGAATGAATCTTGTGTTGCATGGAACCATGTTTAAAGATTGAATCTTGTGTTGCATGGAACCATGtttaaagattgaatttttagaatatatatgTTAGTGATGATGATGCGGGTGTGAATCGCATTGTATCACTGTCGCTGTTTTCCTATAATGGACAATTATGCTGGCTATATCTAAGCCTTATAAATTCCTTCTTTTCGTTACTGATTTTGCAGCTTAATTTTGTCATTGTCCTGATTAGCAGGTGTTGCGGTGAGAGAGAGCATGGGAATGTCCTGGGGTAACCTGCCTCCATCACTAAAGCCTCCTCCAGAGGGTGGTTATCCGCCTCTTCCGTTCGTGGATTGGGGATAGGTCTTTTTTCTGATTTGGgcactgctttttttttttcttttgtggttATGATAAAGTAAATTTTTACCTATCAACTACTTGATGTATCATCATCGTTTGCATAGTTCCTTGATTGCATCAAGGTATGCTTTGCTGTGTAAAAATGTTAATTGCTTATATATTACAATAACTGGAATTTGAATATGATTTCATCTTCTCCTTTGTAAGTCTCTTGTGGATTGCAATAATTTTAGTGATCTTTCGTAGATGTCATCCATTTCCTGTTTTTCTCATGTAATGCTTTTGGCTTTAGTGGTTATATTTGGATTTATTAATGGTATCAAAATATGCACATTCTCTAGCCAGCTTCCATTGGAGATTAGGCAGGCATTGGGTTGTGGACAAGGATACATCTAGACTAaatgaatattgttttaaaaaaatatacatggagAATCTTGTTCAGTGAACTTGCCTCCATCTGATTCTTACAATGGATCTATGATTGTGGAGGTGAGTTGTGCTTCAGCACAATAAAGAAGATGAAGGCTAGACTGGCAAACAGTACACACATTGCAGACAATTTGAGTATGTCTGTATCCATCCTTCCATGATCCAAGCTTCTTAACAATGCCAATTTATCCCACACATATGAACCATCTGGAAACCTTGGGCAACCACAATTTGCTGCACACTCCTTTGTATTGCAGTAGAAACTGATAGAGGTCATCACATTCATTGCAAATTGGAATGGATTGCTCCAATACATCCATCGGTAGAACCTTATGTCGGATAGGACAACAACTACACCAGAAGCTGACACCCACATTGATGTCACAATTGACACTGCAAATGCTGCTAGTGTTGGCAGTGGTGCTAGGAAAGTTATCATCATCCCGAAATATGTTACACACAAAGTAAAAATGAAGAGTACTAACCAATACTGTAGGAATTCTGCCATGGATCCTGTTCCAATTCCTGCCATACCATTCCCTATCCCTACAACTGCAAGTGTAGCAATGAAAATATATGGGATCTCACCAACTGCCCATGATACCGGGTAAAATACTGGAAGATACATTCCAGCCCTTTTCTCCCGGAAATAGACTAACCTGTCTGTGCCAATCTGGGGAATAACATTGTTGGCTGAGATCACTCCGATGAGTAAAACTTGCATGTATATGTATAGCATACGTGAAGTTGCACCATATGTGTCCTTGTATTCAATTTGATAGTACAAGGATCCCATCAAGAGTCCAATCATTATGCAGCCTATAAGTCTACCATATGTGTACTGCACATTCCTCCACAAGAATCTCTGTGTTCTTAACAAAACCCAAATGGCTTGCCGTGAATATGGAGCTGAGTAAGTAGAAAATTGATCCTCTGATGCTCTTTCCTTGATCAATTTCTTTGCATTGCTGATTGTTTTGCTGTTGATCTCCTGCAAAAAACTAGTTTGATATGTCTCTGCGTAATTTATTTGCGGAGTTTGCCCCTTTCGTATACCTAAGCCAAGAGCTCTCATAACAAAGTTAACTGGAGTTGCATTTTCAGAGTAACGAGGGGCCTTCGGGATTGATGTGAAATACTCCAGCAACTCATTGCAGTTATATCCTACCGGGCCAAAATATGCTTGATGCCCTTCTTCTGTTAAGATGAGAGCCAGGTCGAAAGAGGACAGTATCCGTCCATTAGCATGTGTAAGAGAGGCGACAATGACTCGACCAGAACGGGACACTTTAGATAGAACATTGAGGACAGTCGAAGTTCCTGTGGTATCAAGGCCCAACATTGGCTCTTCTAGAAGGAGAATGCCTGGATTTGCAGCCAGCTCAACTGCAATTGTTAACGTTTTGGCTATTTCAAATGTCTTTCCAGTGGAGTCGCAGAGGGAACCTACAAGTTGGTTCGAATACGGAAGTAAACCAAGCTGGCTGAGGACCAGCTCAACATGGATGTTACGCATCATGGAGCCAACTTCTTTTCCTAGACGGAGTGCAGCGCTGAATTGAAGAGATTCACGTATAGAGAGGTAAGGTTGATGGGCATCAAGCTTCTCAACATACCCAATTAACCGACAAAAGGGAGCTCCTGGTCTGAAGCCATTTGCCTGTAGGTTGCCTGTACAAGGGACCCTACCAGCCAGGCATTTGAGCAGTGTGGCCTTATTTGTTCTTGTACCACCTAGTAAAGCTAGCATGTTCTGGGGTTCGGCATAGCCTGTGATATTGCTGAAAACTGAGCTCCTTTCTTTATTTCCCTCATTGTACCTGATGGATGAATTATCATGTCAATACATATAAATGGAATGCAGGAACCATCCTTTTCGTTTTCTacttcaaagtttttttattaggtttaatattttagatgatcatgtattagttaaaaaaaatccaagttggAGATGGTTTAGGAGCACCATGAAAAGAGCTGAGATATGGAGTTTTGGTTTCAAATGGATGATAAAGCTCACCTTGTGAATGACAAACCCTCAAATAGGAGAGTCACTGGCTCCACAGGAATTCCTAGCCCGTTCCTCTCTATATCCACACGAAATTCCTCCATCCATGCATCAACTGTGCCgttgttcttcatttttctgTAAATTGTCCCTGAATTTTGCGGTGAAGGATACGTGGAAGCATCATATTTTTCAGAATTCTGACTGAAACTGTAGTTAGATTGAGATTCACTGTCTGCATCTTCTTCATAATTGTAAACCGTGGTGGACTTTCTGACATAGGGCAATGACTGGCTTGTCTCCACAAATTCTATGTTCTTTAGCCCTAATAGTGTCAAGATATTAGCAAAGGCAATCCATCCTAGCAGAATGACATAAGGTAGCCAAGGTCTCTTAGAATCTTCAGAAAGCTCATGAAAGGCCAGGTATGCTTTCCCAACTGTCATTGTTGGGAATTGGTCACAAAATGGGAGTTGGCCAAGGTAGTTGGAGCAAGGATCTGGGTAACCCTCAATGAATTGGAACCTGCAGAAGGAGACGTTAGCCCAGTGAACTGGGTTCACATACATGAGCCATTTCCAGTAATTTGGCATGTTGGATGGGTAGATCACAAATCCACTGAAGAGTAGGAAGATTGAGACTAGAAGACCTGAAGAAAGTAAATGCAACTGCATTAGATGGCTATTTTTTTCTGACTGCATCAACATGGCAGTTTTCCCCCAAGACTTTATGTCGAGGACACATGTTTGTGAATGGCTGAATTGCCTTCATTAAATACAGCATGAAGACCTTTGCCTCATGTCTTTAGAAGTCCTGATGtgaggaaaaagagaaaaagttggCATGGTAACGAAAGTATGCTGTTCAGGTATTAGATGGATAGTAGATAATGGAGAACTACATAAATAAATAGTGAACGCCT
This window of the Populus trichocarpa isolate Nisqually-1 chromosome 13, P.trichocarpa_v4.1, whole genome shotgun sequence genome carries:
- the LOC7465224 gene encoding zinc finger CCCH domain-containing protein 3 isoform X1: MPVGKYYCDYCDKQFQDTPHARKRHLQSSSHLRAKSLWFSRNSNSNTLNSNNTDAGGFVKGLCNRFVKTGFCPYGDSCKYLHTNFATSQGTAFKDNVQSPTMPGNQLAGGSSFPAGVAVRESMGMSWGNLPPSLKPPPEGGYPPLPFVDWG
- the LOC7465223 gene encoding shaggy-related protein kinase alpha; amino-acid sequence: MASAGVAPTSGLREAGVHNAGVDKLPEEMNDMKIRDDKDMEATVVDGNGTETGHIIVTTIGGRNGQPKQTISYMAERVVGNGSFGVVFQAKCLETSETVAIKKVLQDKRYKNRELQTMRLLDHPNVVSLKHCFLSTTEKDELYLNLVLEYVPETVHRVIKHYRKLNQKMPLIYVKLYTYQIFRALSYIHRAIGVCHRDIKPQNLLVNPHTHQVKLCDFGSAKVLVKGEPNISYICSRYYRAPELIFGATEYTTAIDIWSAGCVLAELLLGQPLFPGESGVDQLVEIIKVLGTPTREEIKCMNPNYTEYKFPQIKAHPWHKIFHKRMPPEAVDLVSRLLQYSPNLRCTALDALTHPFFDELRDQNTRLPNGRFLPPLFNFKSHELKGVSVEMLVKLVPEHARKQCAFLGL
- the LOC7465224 gene encoding zinc finger CCCH domain-containing protein 3 isoform X2; translation: MPVGKYYCDYCDKQFQDTPHARKRHLQSSSHLRAKSLWFSRNSNSNTLNSNNTDAGGFVKGLCNRFVKTGFCPYGDSCKYLHTNFATSQGTAFKDNVQSPTMPGNQLAGGSSFPGVAVRESMGMSWGNLPPSLKPPPEGGYPPLPFVDWG
- the LOC7478880 gene encoding pleiotropic drug resistance protein TUR2, which encodes MLMQSEKNSHLMQLHLLSSGLLVSIFLLFSGFVIYPSNMPNYWKWLMYVNPVHWANVSFCRFQFIEGYPDPCSNYLGQLPFCDQFPTMTVGKAYLAFHELSEDSKRPWLPYVILLGWIAFANILTLLGLKNIEFVETSQSLPYVRKSTTVYNYEEDADSESQSNYSFSQNSEKYDASTYPSPQNSGTIYRKMKNNGTVDAWMEEFRVDIERNGLGIPVEPVTLLFEGLSFTRYNEGNKERSSVFSNITGYAEPQNMLALLGGTRTNKATLLKCLAGRVPCTGNLQANGFRPGAPFCRLIGYVEKLDAHQPYLSIRESLQFSAALRLGKEVGSMMRNIHVELVLSQLGLLPYSNQLVGSLCDSTGKTFEIAKTLTIAVELAANPGILLLEEPMLGLDTTGTSTVLNVLSKVSRSGRVIVASLTHANGRILSSFDLALILTEEGHQAYFGPVGYNCNELLEYFTSIPKAPRYSENATPVNFVMRALGLGIRKGQTPQINYAETYQTSFLQEINSKTISNAKKLIKERASEDQFSTYSAPYSRQAIWVLLRTQRFLWRNVQYTYGRLIGCIMIGLLMGSLYYQIEYKDTYGATSRMLYIYMQVLLIGVISANNVIPQIGTDRLVYFREKRAGMYLPVFYPVSWAVGEIPYIFIATLAVVGIGNGMAGIGTGSMAEFLQYWLVLFIFTLCVTYFGMMITFLAPLPTLAAFAVSIVTSMWVSASGVVVVLSDIRFYRWMYWSNPFQFAMNVMTSISFYCNTKECAANCGCPRFPDGSYVWDKLALLRSLDHGRMDTDILKLSAMCVLFASLAFIFFIVLKHNSPPQS